The following DNA comes from Notolabrus celidotus isolate fNotCel1 chromosome 12, fNotCel1.pri, whole genome shotgun sequence.
CTGTTGGGGTGCAGAGTAGAGCGAGCATACTACCACACTGTAGAGTGGCTGCCCTGGGTCCTAAGCATTTGCTACAATTGAACTACACAACCCTCCCACCATAAATCTTTGAGGTTTCATTCAGCTAAACATGCAATGATTCTGGGGCTTTCCAAAAGATGGGGAAAGGCAAAAAGCATTTCTCTAAAATCACAGGTTTGTTTAAAAATAGCCCCACGTAGATCTAGAAAAGAAGCAATCCATGTGCAGATAAAAGTACAGTCTGCCTTAACTCAAAGGCAAAGGAGTTAAAAGGGGAATTGAGAAGGTCGACTAACTCTTCGATCTGTgacaacatgcacaaacaccacGCACAGTCCCTCACATAGCAGGTCAACCCCCCCGTCCTTCTAGCCATTATCGACAGCATCCAAAAAGCTACAAAGTCTAAAAGTAGGTGTTCTTTTGCTACATCATGTCAAAGCTACATTCAACTACAATAGAAGAAGAGCTGGGCTGTGGCTGGTCTTAGTGTGAGAAATGAGGTGGATGTGTTGACCTATGAAAATGGAGGGCATATACATTGCAATGTTGGCAACACTGACACAGTTTACACAGTAAATGGCTTTTGGCACAGCTCACAGGAGGTAAAATGCTACagttcacttctctcttttgaACACATAgcattttttattcatatcGGTCAGCCAGAGCCAGGTACTGTGGACTTTAACTCATTTATTATAATCACATCTGACCAAATTAGATGGAACCTATCTCACCTAAAGCGAAATCAGTGAAGACGTGGTGCATCTGTCTCTGGCTGAAACATATGACCTCATTTTAAACTGGAGGGAAAACAATTACAATGCAAACAGCAAACAGATGCGCCATTGCATTCCTTTCACATTGAAGGTGGGAATATTGCTCTAAGACAAACAGTCATCTGATAATCTTGACAAAAGGAGTTATTACTGACTGCTTTCAGTAAAATCTCAGCTACTATGCACCTCAAATTGAAACTCCAAACATTTGTGGTATATTGTTCAGTCTTATCTGCCAAAGGCTAATCGTCAATATAGAAGATCATTTCCTCTACACAAGTGTCTACTTTGTAGTTCAAACCGTGGTTACAGTGATTTTGGTCAATAATAGCAACATGAGTTCATACAAAATCACTAGTTTTACCCCAttactgaaatatgtttcctgcAGATTGTGCAGCTTCACTGTAGCACAAATGTCTGAAAAATACAATAAGGAATTGTGCTTCGTACGGTCTAAACTTACAAAACTCTGCCAAGGTACAGAGTAATAGTGAAATACAATACTATCCTTAGAGAGTGTTTGTATTACACTGCACTCTGTTTTAATTCCCTTACTTCCTCTTAATAAATCCTGACTGGCCActttcataaaataataaagggtatagctgcacgcctcctctgCCTCATGTAGCTACAATTATTAAACTCACCAGAAGCCTTTTGCACTAATGTCTCCAAAGCTTATTTGAATATTATGCAGCCATCTAGTGCCAATTACAGATATTGCACCAATCATCCCCTTCATTCACTTACATGATGGTGATTTATGCAATGTTCACATGTGGGAAGAGATGATGGGGCTTATCTAAAACAAATTACTTGAATCTTGCTTAAAAGCTTTTGAGTGGAAAATTAGCACTGCGATTCAATCATTCCCACTTCCAATACTAGCCACATCCAGCCTCCTCATGATTaaaacactaacacagtgagAGAAATATATTGATAGAATAAAAAAGAGGTTATGGTGAGAAAAGTCTGAgtaacaaagaaaagtaaagacagacattaaagaaaatctgctacatgtttttgttcttattgttatttcgcttttaaagttcagtttgtttttaaataattaaacttTGTTTGAACTCTGGTTGGACCAGAGCTGACATGACAAGCTCCAACGAGGAGGAGAAGTATTTCCTGTTAAGTCTGATTAGTTAAAAGGATTTCTAGTAAAACATGACATCACGTAGATGGTCCTGGGGTAGAGCTAGATGGGTCTGATGGTGTCATGAGGTCACTGTGGGCAAATAAACAGCACTGTCCTCGCTGCCCAGTGAGTGCATGTAAGAGCTGACTGCATTGCTTTTCATATCAACTGATTttacaaaaagggaaaaagggGGCAGTCTCTCCAAAACCCAAGAAGCAGTCCACCAGTCAGTTCAAAAGCCAACAGCCAATGTGGACATGGAGCCAGAGTCTTTTTGGTCTCTTTTTGGGGAGAGGGTGGATCTCCTCTTCCCACTGAGGTGTGTTCTCAAAGCCAGAGGGAGGGAGACGTTTTGAgcatatctgtgtttgtgtgtgtgtgtgtgtgtgcgtgagtgtgctgtgtgtgtgtttgtgtgtacaaatATGACATCATTACTCACAGGTTGGAGACTACTCTTATCCGTAGTTGTGACtcggggaggggaggagaaccGAAGATGACATCACAAGGCTCAATTCTGAGCGGAGAAGAAGTTCAGGAGCTGCTATCCCGAGTGATGCAGACTCACCTTCACTCTCATCGTCATGGGAACCATCCAAACGAACGTAGCTCACCCTTGTGTGGCGTCTCACTGTCGCCTTCACTAGAACACGAACAATGGAGCGGGTGGTGTTGGCATTACTCTCACACAGAGTCGTGTCAGCATTAGAAATGCTGTCCATGTTAGTTCCCGCAGTGATGGTTGCTAATTGATTACCTATAGACACCAAGGCAGCCAATTCTCTGCTGTCGTCCCTGCCTCCAGCTGCCATGGTACCTCGGTTTTCAATAGCAGTGGTGCTCGCTCCcacgtctcctctctcctccccctgtcATACCTCACTCTCCAGGCTGGAGAAGTGGGCCGACCCTCTGCGTGAGCACAGGCTCTTGGCTTTGAGTGGCAGGTGGGGGGAGTAGAACCTCCGTGGCTGTGGCACCGAGCGCAGTCTCTGATACTGAAGTTTGGCACTGGCCGAAGCCTGAGCCTGGCCCTGGCCTGCCATCCCTACCCTGCTGGTGGTGAGACGGAGGATGAGGAGGGCGAGGTGGGATGGGCATCGGGAGGGAGGTGGGAGACATGGAGGGCTGCTGCGGAGGCGACGGTGAGGGTTGTGGTGGATGGTCTGTGGGCTGTGTGCTGAGGCTGAGGTTAGATTGGCTGCCTGATTTGGCCTGACTGGGATCTGGTTTGGGAGGCAGAGGTTTTGGACGTGAACCCCGCTGAAGCTGTGGCAGTGGGGGAGAAGCTCTTCCTGGCTA
Coding sequences within:
- the LOC117822448 gene encoding uncharacterized protein LOC117822448, encoding MDKIPVKGDKKWKSGGGKTKGRARDRGEEAGRPTMCSCSLYPQPHPYPHPHSRPHTSHSKRGATVLSHSQEELLPHCHSFSGVHVQNLCLPNQIPVRPNQAANLTSASAHSPQTIHHNPHRRLRSSPPCLPPPSRCPSHLALLILRLTTSRVGMAGQGQAQASASAKLQYQRLRSVPQPRRFYSPHLPLKAKSLCSRRGSAHFSSLESEV